From the Quercus lobata isolate SW786 chromosome 6, ValleyOak3.0 Primary Assembly, whole genome shotgun sequence genome, one window contains:
- the LOC115993540 gene encoding auxin-responsive protein IAA4, with amino-acid sequence MESKVAYQNELNLKATELRLGLPGTDIESEEQALSSARNNKRPLPDNTKECGLKGSSDDAQHSDHEAAPPAKAQIVGWPPIRSYRKNNLQPKKTEAEASGIYVKVSMDGAPYLRKIDLRVYEGYPELLKALENMFKFTIGEYSEREGYKGSEFAPTYEDKDGDWMLVGDVPWDMFMSSCKRLRIMKGSEARGLGCGV; translated from the exons ATGGAAAGCAAGGTGGCATATCAGAATGAACTCAACCTCAAGGCAACCGAGCTTAGATTGGGGTTGCCAGGAACAGATATTGAAAGTGAGGAACAAGCACTTTCTAGTGCTAGAAACAACAAGAGGCCATTGCCTGACAACACCAAGGAGTGTGGATTAAAGGGTAGTTCTGATGATGCTCAACATTCTGACCATGAAGCTGCCCCTCCTGCCAA GGCACAAATAGTGGGGTGGCCGCCAATCCGATCCTACAGGAAAAACAACCTGCAGCCAAAGAAGACTGAAGCTGAGGCTTCTGGTATTTACGTGAAAGTAAGCATGGATGGAGCCCCTTACCTCAGAAAGATTGACTTGAGGGTTTACGAGGGCTACCCAGAACTCCTTAAGGCTTTGGAAAACATGTTTAAATTCACTATAG GTGAGTACTCAGAGAGGGAAGGCTACAAAGGGTCAGAGTTTGCACCAACTTATGAAGACAAAGATGGTGACTGGATGCTAGTTGGAGATGTTCCATGGGA TATGTTCATGTCATCCTGCAAAAGGCTGAGAATCATGAAAGGATCAGAAGCTAGAGGGTTGGGGTGTGGCGTTTAA